From a region of the Agromyces ramosus genome:
- a CDS encoding YifB family Mg chelatase-like AAA ATPase, which yields MAVARTRSVALLGLTGSVVEVEADLSAQLPGFVIIGLPDAALGEARERVRSAAVNAGCPLPQRKLTVNLSPAALPKHGSGFDLAIALACLAASGEVSIESIDRVVHLGELGLDGRLRPIDGILPAVLAAVRAGHDTVMVPEANAAEAGLVPGVEVIGVSSLLEAAIRHGGEYEQRVVDPVPIAPRTDLGEPATGGDLADVAGNDEAVEALVAAAAGGHHLYLLGPPGAGKTMLASRLPGILPDLEADAALEVASIKSLSGRHLGSGLSHRPPFESPHHTASAAAIVGGGSRLIRPGAAVRASHGVLFLDEAPEFPSTVLDVLRQPLESGTIDIHRASAVASFPAKFQLVIAANPCPCGHHGVKESNCTCTPVMRRRYLARISGPLLDRIDLQIWVPRITAAGLRVAAETPGLSSAEARVKVTEARAVAGERLRGTPWRTNAEMPGPWLRGAGGLHPGGQATRELDRSLERGSVTMRGYDRVLKTAWTLADLAGAVSPRAEHVGRALFLRQGIPV from the coding sequence ATGGCCGTCGCTCGCACCCGCTCGGTCGCGCTGCTCGGGCTCACCGGCTCGGTCGTCGAGGTCGAGGCCGACCTCTCCGCGCAACTGCCGGGCTTCGTCATCATCGGCCTGCCCGATGCCGCCCTCGGCGAGGCGCGCGAACGCGTGCGGTCGGCCGCCGTCAACGCCGGCTGTCCGCTTCCGCAACGTAAGCTCACGGTCAACCTCTCGCCTGCGGCCCTTCCCAAGCACGGCTCCGGGTTCGACCTCGCGATCGCGCTCGCCTGCCTCGCAGCATCCGGTGAGGTCTCGATCGAGTCGATCGATCGCGTTGTGCACCTCGGCGAGCTCGGACTCGACGGCAGGCTGCGGCCGATCGACGGCATCCTGCCCGCGGTGCTCGCTGCAGTGCGCGCCGGGCACGACACCGTCATGGTGCCCGAGGCGAACGCCGCCGAAGCGGGCCTCGTGCCCGGCGTCGAGGTGATCGGCGTGTCGTCGCTCCTCGAGGCCGCGATCCGGCATGGCGGCGAATACGAGCAGCGCGTCGTCGACCCGGTGCCCATCGCGCCGCGCACCGACCTCGGCGAGCCTGCCACCGGCGGCGACCTCGCCGACGTCGCGGGCAACGACGAGGCGGTCGAGGCCCTCGTGGCGGCCGCCGCCGGCGGTCACCACCTCTACCTGCTCGGGCCCCCCGGGGCGGGCAAGACGATGCTCGCCTCCCGCCTTCCGGGCATCCTGCCCGACCTCGAGGCCGATGCCGCGCTCGAGGTCGCCTCGATCAAGTCGCTCTCCGGCCGCCACCTCGGCTCCGGCCTCTCGCACCGCCCGCCGTTCGAGTCACCGCACCACACGGCGAGTGCCGCCGCGATCGTGGGCGGTGGCAGCCGGCTCATTCGGCCGGGTGCCGCGGTTCGGGCGTCGCACGGGGTGCTGTTCCTCGACGAGGCGCCCGAGTTCCCGTCGACCGTGCTCGACGTGCTGCGGCAGCCCCTCGAGTCGGGCACGATCGACATCCACCGAGCCAGTGCCGTCGCTTCGTTCCCCGCGAAGTTCCAGCTCGTGATCGCGGCGAACCCGTGCCCGTGCGGACATCACGGAGTCAAGGAATCCAACTGCACCTGCACGCCGGTCATGCGCCGGCGCTATCTCGCACGCATCTCCGGTCCGCTCCTCGACCGCATCGACCTTCAGATCTGGGTTCCGCGCATCACCGCCGCCGGACTCCGGGTGGCCGCAGAGACGCCGGGGCTCTCGAGTGCCGAGGCCCGCGTCAAGGTCACGGAGGCTCGCGCGGTGGCCGGCGAGCGGCTCCGCGGAACGCCGTGGCGTACGAACGCCGAGATGCCCGGGCCGTGGCTGCGCGGTGCGGGTGGCCTGCATCCCGGAGGGCAGGCCACGCGCGAGCTCGACCGCTCGCTCGAGCGCGGCAGCGTGACCATGCGCGGCTACGACCGCGTGCTGAAGACCGCGTGGACGCTCGCCGACCTCGCGGGTGCCGTTTCGCCACGCGCCGAGCACGTCGGGCGCGCACTCTTCCTCAGGCAGGGGATCCCCGTATGA
- a CDS encoding phosphodiesterase: MTAVQLGRYPAARRVIAHVSDTHLLHGGAPLGGVADTVDALERSAAQLARLGHRLDAVIVTGDVADLGEPDAYRLVRTALEPLAEATGARLIWVMGNHDERSAFRSELLDEPPSDEPVHHVAMIEGLRVIVLDTSVAGYHHGAVDTAALDWLDAALAEAAPEGTILAMHHAPIASPLALMDILELRGQDELAGVVRGRNVRLILGGHLHYATNGSFAGVPVSVAGATAYTMDLSAPPRELVGVDGGRSFTLVHLFDDDITTSVVPVGPFPVVTSFSADFLAEIETLTPEQRLERFSRKPPQR, translated from the coding sequence ATGACGGCAGTGCAACTCGGCAGGTACCCGGCGGCGCGGCGCGTGATCGCGCACGTGAGCGACACGCACCTGCTCCACGGAGGTGCACCACTCGGCGGCGTGGCCGACACGGTCGACGCGCTCGAGCGATCCGCTGCGCAACTCGCTCGACTCGGGCACCGCCTCGATGCGGTCATCGTGACGGGTGACGTCGCCGACCTCGGCGAGCCCGATGCCTACCGCCTCGTGCGCACCGCGCTCGAACCCCTCGCCGAGGCGACCGGGGCGAGGCTCATCTGGGTGATGGGCAACCATGACGAACGGTCGGCCTTCCGCTCCGAACTCCTCGACGAGCCGCCGAGCGACGAGCCGGTGCACCACGTCGCCATGATCGAGGGGCTCCGCGTCATCGTCCTCGACACGAGCGTGGCCGGCTACCACCACGGGGCCGTCGATACGGCCGCGCTCGACTGGCTCGATGCCGCACTCGCCGAGGCGGCGCCCGAGGGCACGATCCTCGCCATGCATCACGCGCCGATCGCGAGTCCACTCGCCCTGATGGACATCCTCGAGCTTCGCGGCCAAGACGAGCTGGCCGGCGTCGTGCGCGGGCGAAACGTACGGTTGATCCTCGGCGGACACCTGCACTACGCGACGAACGGGTCCTTCGCCGGCGTCCCCGTCTCGGTCGCCGGCGCCACCGCCTACACGATGGACCTGTCGGCGCCTCCGCGCGAGCTCGTCGGTGTCGACGGCGGCCGCTCGTTCACACTCGTGCACCTCTTCGACGACGACATCACCACCTCGGTGGTGCCGGTCGGCCCCTTCCCGGTGGTCACGAGCTTCAGCGCCGATTTCCTCGCCGAGATCGAGACGCTCACCCCCGAACAGCGCCTCGAGCGGTTCTCGCGCAAGCCGCCTCAGCGCTGA
- the dprA gene encoding DNA-processing protein DprA, which produces MNVVERSAAQWSREFAAVRADTGPQVETVARAVLGHVGEPGDGVLGRAIAAIGAVRTAEALIERRSAEQLAALVAESGDPFDEREAAAGLERWLPRLDPAAFARTLTQAARVGARFIVPGDASWPTGVDDLGAHAPIGLWVRGHLGVLSSSSAPIALVGARAATAYGEHVAMEASAGLVDRGFTIISGGAYGIDGMAHRAALASDGATVAFLAGGVDRFYPLGHEALLSRIAATGAVASELPCGAAPTKWRFLQRNRLIAAASDATVVLEAGIRSGSLNTAGHAAALGRPIGAVPGPVTSPASRGCHRLLREFDATCVVDAEQMAELVGGAVQASARGGERAGAGARGGAAPAVARVVSSALAPEALRVIDALSTRSPRTLADVARRAGMSVPELMSVLGPLEADGGAVRRAEGWLRPRSR; this is translated from the coding sequence ATGAACGTCGTCGAACGGTCGGCAGCGCAATGGAGCCGCGAGTTCGCGGCCGTCCGTGCCGACACCGGGCCTCAGGTCGAGACGGTCGCACGGGCGGTGCTCGGCCATGTGGGCGAGCCCGGCGATGGCGTGCTCGGGCGCGCGATCGCGGCGATCGGCGCGGTTCGCACCGCCGAGGCCCTCATCGAACGCCGCTCGGCGGAGCAGCTGGCGGCTCTCGTCGCCGAGTCGGGTGACCCGTTCGACGAGCGCGAGGCCGCTGCCGGCCTCGAGCGCTGGCTGCCCCGCCTCGACCCGGCTGCGTTCGCTCGCACGCTCACCCAGGCGGCGCGGGTCGGTGCGCGGTTCATCGTGCCCGGCGATGCCAGCTGGCCGACCGGCGTCGACGACCTGGGAGCCCACGCGCCCATCGGCCTCTGGGTCCGCGGACACCTCGGGGTGCTGTCGAGTTCCTCCGCCCCGATCGCACTCGTCGGCGCGCGTGCCGCCACGGCCTACGGCGAGCACGTGGCCATGGAGGCCTCCGCCGGTCTCGTCGACCGCGGGTTCACGATCATCTCGGGCGGTGCCTACGGCATCGACGGCATGGCCCACCGCGCGGCGCTCGCGAGCGATGGGGCCACAGTGGCCTTCCTCGCCGGCGGCGTCGACCGGTTCTATCCGCTCGGACACGAGGCGCTGCTCTCGCGCATCGCCGCCACTGGTGCCGTCGCCTCCGAGCTGCCCTGCGGCGCGGCGCCCACCAAGTGGCGCTTCCTGCAGCGCAATCGCCTCATCGCCGCGGCAAGCGACGCGACGGTCGTGCTCGAGGCGGGCATCCGCTCGGGCTCACTCAACACCGCAGGCCACGCCGCCGCACTGGGCCGTCCGATCGGTGCGGTCCCAGGGCCGGTGACGAGTCCGGCGTCGCGCGGATGCCACCGGCTGCTGCGCGAGTTCGACGCCACCTGCGTCGTCGACGCCGAGCAGATGGCCGAACTCGTGGGCGGCGCTGTCCAGGCGAGTGCGCGCGGTGGTGAGCGTGCCGGCGCGGGCGCGCGCGGTGGTGCCGCGCCGGCGGTGGCGCGGGTCGTTTCGTCGGCGCTTGCGCCCGAGGCGTTGCGAGTCATCGACGCGCTCAGCACTCGCAGCCCCCGGACGTTGGCCGATGTGGCGCGCCGGGCCGGGATGTCGGTGCCCGAGCTGATGTCGGTGCTCGGCCCGCTCGAGGCAGACGGCGGGGCGGTGAGGCGGGCTGAGGGGTGGCTGCGTCCTCGCTCACGCTGA
- a CDS encoding YraN family protein translates to MAHNAELGRRGEQLAVDHVVGRGMAVLDRNWRCRLGEIDIVARDGAETVFIEVKTRTTSDFGHPFEAITPVKLARMRRLAIAWCEATDAPISRIRIDAVAVLAPTEAPALIEHLEGIS, encoded by the coding sequence ATGGCGCACAATGCAGAACTCGGTCGGCGCGGCGAACAGCTCGCGGTCGACCATGTGGTCGGGCGCGGCATGGCGGTGCTCGACCGCAACTGGCGGTGCCGGCTCGGTGAGATCGACATCGTCGCGCGCGACGGTGCCGAGACGGTGTTCATCGAGGTGAAGACGCGCACGACGAGTGACTTCGGCCACCCGTTCGAGGCGATCACGCCGGTGAAGCTCGCGCGCATGCGGCGTCTCGCGATCGCCTGGTGCGAGGCGACGGATGCCCCGATCTCACGCATCCGCATCGACGCCGTCGCCGTGCTCGCCCCAACCGAGGCGCCGGCGCTCATCGAGCACCTCGAGGGCATCAGCTGA
- a CDS encoding DUF2469 family protein: MDEDEFEDYDREVELALYREYRDIVSQFKYVVETERRFYLANEVELVRRDTEHDFYFELTMKDVWVWDVYRADRFVKSVRVLTFKDVNVEELATRDFELPKELALDE; the protein is encoded by the coding sequence ATGGATGAAGACGAGTTCGAAGACTACGACCGAGAGGTCGAGCTTGCCCTGTACCGCGAGTACCGCGACATCGTGTCGCAGTTCAAGTACGTGGTCGAAACAGAACGGCGCTTCTACCTCGCCAATGAGGTGGAGCTCGTGCGCCGCGACACCGAGCACGACTTCTACTTCGAGCTGACCATGAAAGACGTCTGGGTCTGGGACGTCTACCGTGCCGACCGCTTCGTGAAGTCGGTGCGCGTGCTCACGTTCAAAGACGTGAACGTCGAAGAACTCGCGACTCGCGACTTCGAACTGCCGAAAGAGCTCGCGCTCGACGAGTAG